The following are encoded together in the bacterium genome:
- a CDS encoding acyl-CoA dehydrogenase family protein, with protein MDYYTPEQKAFQKTIRDFFVNEVNPHIEEWEKARTFPAHQVFRRAGELGMLGITYDPRYGGSGLDYWWTAAYCEAMSEACPCNGIPMALMVQTDMCTPALHDFASEELKQRFLRPAIEGRMVGAIGVTEPSAGSDVFSIRTQARRDGDSYVINGRKIFITNGTQADFITLLTKTDPDAGHHGFTLFVVPTDSPGFAVAKKLEKVGNHCSDTAELVFEDVRVPIENRIGEEGWGFIYQMKQFQKERMVAAIGAAAGAQAMLDRTIQYTKDRAVFGKPLSLKQHVQFTFAELQTEIELLRQLNYHCVRMYVAGEECTRETSMAKLAAGRLVRKVADWCMQFHGGYGYMDEYLVSRYWRDSRLLSIGGGADEVMLQIIAKLEGYGNV; from the coding sequence ATGGACTATTACACGCCCGAGCAGAAGGCCTTCCAGAAGACGATCCGCGACTTCTTCGTCAACGAGGTCAATCCGCACATCGAGGAGTGGGAGAAGGCGCGGACATTTCCCGCGCACCAGGTGTTCCGGCGCGCCGGCGAGCTCGGGATGCTCGGGATCACCTACGACCCGCGGTACGGCGGCAGCGGCCTCGATTACTGGTGGACGGCGGCCTACTGCGAGGCGATGTCGGAGGCCTGCCCGTGCAACGGCATTCCGATGGCGCTGATGGTGCAGACCGACATGTGCACCCCGGCGCTGCACGACTTCGCCAGCGAGGAGCTCAAGCAGCGCTTCCTGCGGCCGGCGATCGAGGGCCGGATGGTCGGCGCCATCGGCGTCACCGAGCCGAGCGCCGGCTCCGACGTGTTCTCGATCCGCACCCAGGCCAGGCGCGACGGCGATTCCTACGTCATCAACGGGCGCAAGATCTTCATCACCAACGGCACCCAGGCCGACTTCATCACCCTGCTGACCAAGACCGATCCCGACGCCGGCCACCACGGCTTCACCCTGTTCGTCGTGCCCACCGACTCGCCCGGCTTCGCGGTGGCGAAGAAGCTGGAGAAGGTCGGCAACCACTGCTCCGACACCGCCGAGCTGGTGTTCGAGGACGTGCGCGTGCCGATCGAGAATCGCATCGGCGAGGAGGGCTGGGGCTTCATCTACCAGATGAAGCAGTTCCAGAAGGAGCGCATGGTGGCGGCGATCGGCGCCGCGGCCGGGGCGCAGGCGATGCTCGACCGCACCATCCAGTACACCAAGGATCGCGCGGTCTTCGGCAAGCCGCTGTCGCTCAAGCAGCACGTGCAGTTCACCTTCGCCGAGCTGCAGACCGAGATCGAGCTGCTGCGCCAGCTCAACTACCACTGCGTGCGCATGTACGTCGCCGGCGAGGAGTGCACGCGCGAGACCTCGATGGCAAAGCTCGCCGCCGGCCGGCTGGTGCGCAAGGTCGCCGACTGGTGCATGCAGTTCCACGGCGGCTACGGCTACATGGACGAGTACCTGGTGTCGCGCTACTGGCGCGACTCGCGCCTGCTCAGCATCGGCGGCGGCGCCGACGAGGTGATGCTGCAGATCATCGCCAAGCTGGAGGGGTACGGGAACGTGTGA
- a CDS encoding efflux RND transporter permease subunit: MFDRIVAFALRSRGAVLFFTLVVVVAGISAYRGLTIEAFPDPTDTQVTVITLFNGQPSEEVERQIGLPIERALNGTPGLARLRNLSLFGLSNITLTFNDGVDPLFARAQVLERLRNTELPEGVTPELGPLATPIGEIYRYTLTGAGGDPMQLRTLQDWVVQPRLLRVDGVADVVSYGGLVREVHVQPSPAKLAAYDLTLEDLERALLSASSNAGGGILRRGAEQMVIRSQGLFSHLDDIAKTTVTTRDGTPVRVQDVAAVADGWAPRQGVVSRAEQFDTVEGIVLMRRGENPTVVLERVREAITELNERLLPPGVQVSPFYDRTDLVDTTLHTVARNLLEGGLLVTLVLFVFLLDLRAALIVAVVIPLSLLSAFLYLHLRGMSANLLSMGAVDFGIIVDGAVVIIENIVHRLSSRESEGGPDAIRGVIERATTEVVRPTVFALLIIIAAYLPIFMLQRVEGRIFAPMANTVVAALVGALLFSVTLVPVLATFVFRKPIRHRVSPVLTLAQAAYEPTLRWALKHGPLVLLGSVLALGAALVALSRQGSEFLPELNEGSLYITFTLPSNISLDEGRTLVPRITHLLQDNPQVDSILSQLGRPEDGTDPTLTNNLEFFVRLTPPDRWQPGVNSLTDVIAEFDAALAEIPGIEANYSQPIRDNVNENISGQFGQIALKIYGDDLRQLQDLAERSTAAIAGVPGVADLGIVKSSEVPQVRVEPDRQALGRYGLDMQDFQHILQAALGGQPVGVFWDGERRFDIVLRYPTAARDDIEKIRKLQIPVQGAITVPLETLARVDVGLGRAAISRENGHRYIGIRMNVRGRDMGSFVDEARAKVAAAAPLPAGVTMEWGGEFESKERAMARLRLVVPVALLITLVLLFNAFGTFAPAVLVLLNVPFALVGGVAGLVWMGMPLSVSAAVGFIALIGQASLNGVLVLSAILEQRRAGRALDAAIRAGCRDRLRAVLMTAALAALGLVPAAMSHAIGSEVQRPIAVVIVGGTLSACALTLVVLPVMYGMWARLAERYPVHRILRYRAAA; encoded by the coding sequence ATGTTCGATCGGATCGTCGCCTTCGCGCTGCGCAGTCGCGGCGCGGTGCTCTTCTTCACGCTGGTGGTCGTGGTCGCCGGGATCTCGGCGTACCGCGGCCTGACCATCGAGGCGTTCCCGGATCCCACCGATACCCAGGTCACGGTCATCACCCTGTTCAACGGCCAGCCGTCGGAGGAGGTGGAACGACAGATCGGCCTGCCGATCGAGCGCGCCCTCAACGGCACGCCCGGACTGGCGCGGCTGCGCAACCTGTCGCTGTTCGGGCTGTCGAACATCACCTTGACGTTCAACGACGGCGTCGATCCGCTCTTCGCCCGCGCCCAGGTGCTCGAGCGCTTGCGCAACACCGAGCTGCCCGAGGGCGTGACCCCCGAGCTGGGCCCCCTGGCGACGCCGATCGGCGAGATCTACCGCTACACGCTCACCGGCGCCGGCGGCGATCCGATGCAACTGCGCACCCTGCAGGACTGGGTGGTGCAGCCGCGACTGCTGCGCGTCGACGGGGTGGCCGACGTCGTCAGCTACGGCGGCCTGGTGCGCGAGGTCCACGTCCAGCCCTCGCCCGCCAAGCTCGCCGCCTACGATCTCACCCTCGAGGACCTCGAGCGCGCCCTGCTCAGCGCCTCGAGCAACGCCGGTGGCGGCATCCTCCGCCGCGGCGCCGAGCAGATGGTGATCCGCAGCCAGGGGCTGTTCAGCCACCTCGACGACATCGCCAAGACGACGGTGACGACGCGCGACGGCACGCCGGTGCGGGTGCAGGACGTGGCGGCGGTCGCCGACGGCTGGGCGCCGCGCCAGGGAGTGGTCAGCCGCGCCGAGCAGTTCGACACCGTCGAGGGCATCGTGCTGATGCGACGCGGCGAGAACCCCACCGTCGTCCTCGAGCGCGTGCGCGAGGCCATCACCGAGCTCAACGAGCGCCTGCTGCCGCCCGGCGTCCAGGTGTCGCCCTTCTACGACCGCACCGATCTGGTCGACACCACGCTGCACACCGTCGCCCGCAATCTGCTCGAGGGCGGACTGCTGGTGACCCTGGTGCTGTTCGTCTTCCTGCTCGACCTGCGCGCCGCGCTGATCGTCGCCGTGGTGATCCCGCTCTCCCTGCTCTCGGCCTTCCTCTACCTGCACCTGCGCGGGATGAGCGCCAACCTGCTCAGCATGGGGGCGGTGGATTTCGGCATCATCGTCGACGGCGCCGTGGTGATCATCGAGAACATCGTCCATCGCCTGTCCTCGCGGGAGTCCGAGGGCGGGCCGGACGCGATCCGAGGTGTGATCGAGCGCGCCACCACGGAGGTGGTGCGGCCGACCGTCTTCGCGCTGCTGATCATCATCGCCGCCTACCTGCCGATCTTCATGTTGCAGCGGGTCGAGGGCCGCATCTTCGCGCCGATGGCGAACACCGTGGTGGCGGCCCTGGTCGGCGCGCTCCTCTTCTCGGTGACGCTGGTGCCGGTGCTGGCGACCTTCGTGTTCCGCAAACCCATCCGCCACCGCGTCTCGCCGGTGCTGACCCTGGCGCAGGCGGCCTACGAGCCGACCCTGCGCTGGGCGCTGAAGCACGGGCCGCTCGTGCTGCTGGGGAGCGTGCTGGCGCTGGGCGCCGCGCTGGTCGCCCTGTCGCGGCAGGGGTCGGAGTTCCTGCCCGAGCTCAACGAGGGCTCGCTCTACATCACCTTCACCCTGCCCTCGAACATCAGCCTCGACGAGGGCCGGACGCTGGTGCCGCGCATCACCCACCTCCTGCAGGACAACCCGCAGGTGGACTCCATCCTGTCGCAGTTGGGACGTCCGGAGGACGGCACGGATCCGACGCTGACCAACAACCTCGAATTCTTCGTGCGCCTCACCCCGCCCGATCGGTGGCAGCCCGGCGTCAACTCGCTGACCGACGTCATCGCCGAGTTCGACGCCGCCCTGGCGGAGATCCCGGGCATCGAGGCCAACTACTCGCAGCCGATCCGCGACAACGTCAACGAGAACATCTCCGGTCAGTTCGGCCAGATCGCGCTCAAGATCTACGGCGACGATCTCCGCCAGCTCCAGGATCTCGCCGAGCGCTCGACGGCGGCGATCGCCGGCGTGCCCGGCGTCGCCGACCTCGGCATCGTCAAGAGCAGCGAGGTGCCGCAGGTGCGGGTCGAGCCGGATCGCCAGGCGCTCGGCCGCTACGGCCTCGACATGCAGGACTTCCAGCACATCCTGCAGGCGGCGCTCGGTGGCCAGCCGGTGGGCGTGTTCTGGGACGGCGAGCGCCGCTTCGACATCGTGCTGCGCTATCCCACCGCGGCGCGCGACGACATCGAGAAGATCCGCAAGCTGCAGATCCCCGTCCAGGGGGCGATCACCGTGCCGCTCGAGACCCTGGCGCGGGTCGACGTCGGCCTCGGGCGCGCCGCGATCAGCCGCGAGAACGGCCATCGCTACATCGGCATCCGCATGAACGTGCGCGGGCGCGACATGGGCTCGTTCGTCGACGAGGCGCGCGCCAAGGTGGCCGCCGCGGCGCCGCTGCCGGCCGGCGTGACCATGGAATGGGGCGGCGAGTTCGAGAGCAAGGAGCGGGCGATGGCGCGCCTGCGTCTGGTCGTCCCGGTCGCCCTGCTGATCACCCTGGTGCTGCTGTTCAACGCCTTCGGCACCTTCGCCCCGGCGGTGCTGGTGTTGCTCAACGTTCCGTTCGCGCTGGTCGGCGGCGTCGCCGGCCTGGTGTGGATGGGCATGCCGCTGTCGGTGTCGGCCGCGGTGGGGTTCATCGCCCTCATCGGCCAGGCGTCCCTGAACGGCGTGCTGGTGCTGTCGGCCATTCTCGAACAGCGCCGCGCGGGCCGGGCCCTCGACGCGGCGATCCGCGCCGGCTGCCGCGATCGCCTGCGCGCCGTGCTGATGACCGCCGCGCTCGCCGCCCTCGGCCTGGTGCCGGCGGCGATGAGCCACGCCATCGGCAGCGAGGTGCAGCGCCCGATCGCGGTGGTGATCGTCGGCGGCACGCTGAGCGCCTGCGCGTTGACGCTGGTCGTCCTGCCGGTCATGTACGGCATGTGGGCGCGCCTGGCGGAGCGCTATCCGGTGCACCGCATTCTCAGGTATCGCGCCGCCGCGTAG
- a CDS encoding efflux RND transporter periplasmic adaptor subunit yields MTDNDGAALPHSPLHVTPARLAVVVAAALALGAGLSAALRGSGEPAVAREANFTVEGTRVEVRAGAPTWTYLAFADAALQPALLPPPVPGRVAVDEARAQPIEAPLPGRIDTVAVKLGERVEPGEHLIAVRSPDLVDLAKELDQIKSKEAAKAKTVERLRALVALAAEPEKKLVEAEQEHTQAQLARAAAEAKLRSLSVATASEGLYWLTAPRAGVVVARDALAGQQVGPERSDPLLVIAALDEVIVTADVPEASVGELRVGQTARILESGASDGGVSGTIESIGAVVDPQRRMVDVRVRVPNAAGRLRPNGFVQVAFTPDEQPRVVVPVGAVVTDDQESFVFVRAAGSDTALDRRQVTLGHQQGGQVEVLSGLAPGEAYVTKGALLLLNAVDLASQ; encoded by the coding sequence ATGACGGACAACGACGGCGCGGCGCTGCCGCATTCCCCGCTGCACGTGACCCCGGCCCGCCTGGCCGTGGTGGTCGCCGCGGCCCTGGCGCTCGGCGCAGGCCTCAGCGCCGCGTTGCGCGGCAGCGGCGAGCCCGCGGTGGCGCGCGAGGCCAATTTCACCGTCGAGGGCACCCGGGTCGAGGTGCGGGCCGGCGCGCCGACCTGGACCTATCTCGCGTTCGCGGACGCCGCGCTGCAGCCGGCGCTCCTGCCGCCGCCGGTCCCCGGGCGCGTCGCGGTCGACGAGGCGCGCGCCCAGCCGATCGAGGCGCCGCTGCCGGGGCGCATCGATACGGTGGCGGTGAAGCTCGGCGAGCGCGTCGAGCCGGGCGAGCACCTGATCGCGGTGCGCTCGCCCGACCTGGTCGATCTCGCCAAGGAGCTCGACCAGATCAAGTCGAAGGAGGCGGCGAAGGCGAAGACCGTCGAGCGCCTGCGGGCGCTGGTGGCGCTGGCCGCGGAGCCGGAGAAGAAACTGGTGGAAGCCGAGCAGGAACACACGCAGGCGCAGCTCGCGCGCGCCGCCGCCGAGGCCAAGTTGCGCAGCCTGTCGGTGGCGACCGCCAGCGAAGGACTGTACTGGCTCACCGCGCCGCGCGCCGGGGTGGTGGTGGCGCGCGATGCGTTGGCCGGCCAGCAGGTGGGCCCCGAACGCAGCGATCCGCTGCTGGTGATCGCGGCCCTCGACGAGGTGATCGTCACCGCCGATGTGCCCGAGGCGAGCGTCGGCGAGCTGCGCGTCGGGCAGACGGCGCGCATCCTGGAAAGCGGGGCGAGCGATGGCGGCGTCTCCGGCACGATCGAATCGATCGGCGCCGTGGTCGACCCGCAGCGCCGCATGGTCGACGTCCGCGTCCGCGTGCCCAACGCCGCCGGGCGTCTGCGCCCCAACGGGTTCGTGCAGGTGGCTTTCACGCCCGACGAGCAGCCGCGCGTCGTCGTGCCCGTGGGGGCGGTGGTCACCGACGACCAGGAGTCGTTCGTCTTCGTGCGCGCCGCGGGCAGCGACACCGCCCTCGATCGGCGCCAGGTGACGCTCGGGCACCAGCAGGGCGGACAGGTCGAGGTGCTGAGCGGCCTCGCGCCCGGCGAGGCGTACGTGACCAAGGGCGCGCTGCTGCTGCTGAACGCCGTCGATCTCGCCAGCCAGTGA
- a CDS encoding TolC family protein, whose product MVAWMALAAAGRSPALADAGLTPDDYADEARLAAAVWERSPDVIDARQESMVAASEDVKAHLLPNPQLDLEWGTIPVGPSNPRNLNDPLGNVPNYTAGLSQLIELGKRGPRQAASGAEREAASWRAIATFADQYFALLAAIGKIATAEERAAMLDRQVEESERLLQLEQARADKGEIARMQAARTEAEHMRLVAERDGARSDLEEARAACAELVAEPCAPFGSEEAARAFLLAGAGASLPPAWSPEIAARRPDLAALAAAERAAEQRVALAKNQAIPDVTLRLGYTYDTFVVAGNQRQSLGVGMQLPLPVADRGQAEEARARAELLGARRARDTVTAAGEVALATALRRRRLIAERRAKLETALEKADQLRTAMSGAAREGGVSQVDVLLARRRYQEVLLDRTQLDLDGYAAALAGRQAAALFPTPPGAPLAPGLADDGTANRSDTP is encoded by the coding sequence ATGGTCGCCTGGATGGCGCTCGCCGCCGCTGGCCGGAGCCCTGCTCTCGCGGATGCGGGCCTGACCCCGGATGACTACGCGGACGAGGCGCGACTCGCCGCCGCCGTCTGGGAGCGGTCCCCGGACGTCATCGACGCCCGCCAGGAGTCGATGGTCGCGGCCAGCGAGGATGTGAAGGCGCATCTCCTGCCCAACCCGCAGCTCGACCTCGAGTGGGGAACCATTCCCGTCGGGCCCAGCAACCCGCGCAACCTGAACGATCCGCTCGGCAACGTGCCCAACTATACGGCCGGGCTCTCGCAACTGATCGAGCTCGGCAAGCGCGGGCCGCGCCAGGCGGCCAGCGGCGCCGAGCGCGAGGCGGCGAGTTGGCGCGCGATCGCGACGTTCGCCGACCAGTATTTCGCGCTGCTGGCGGCCATCGGCAAGATCGCCACCGCCGAGGAGCGCGCCGCCATGCTCGACCGCCAGGTGGAGGAGAGCGAGCGCCTGCTGCAGCTCGAACAGGCGCGCGCCGACAAGGGCGAGATCGCCAGGATGCAGGCGGCACGCACCGAGGCGGAGCACATGCGCCTGGTCGCCGAGCGCGACGGCGCGCGCAGCGATCTCGAGGAGGCGCGCGCGGCCTGCGCCGAGCTGGTCGCCGAACCGTGCGCGCCGTTCGGCAGCGAGGAGGCGGCACGGGCGTTTCTGCTCGCCGGCGCCGGCGCGTCGCTGCCGCCGGCGTGGTCGCCGGAGATCGCCGCCCGGCGGCCGGATCTGGCGGCGCTCGCCGCCGCCGAGCGCGCGGCCGAGCAGCGGGTGGCGCTGGCGAAGAACCAGGCCATCCCCGATGTCACGCTGCGGCTCGGGTACACCTACGACACCTTCGTCGTCGCCGGGAACCAGCGCCAGAGCCTGGGCGTCGGCATGCAACTGCCACTACCGGTCGCCGACCGCGGCCAGGCCGAGGAGGCGCGGGCACGCGCCGAGCTGCTCGGTGCCCGACGGGCTCGCGACACCGTGACCGCTGCCGGCGAGGTGGCGCTGGCGACGGCGCTGCGCCGGCGGCGGTTGATCGCGGAGCGGCGCGCCAAATTGGAGACCGCGCTCGAGAAGGCCGACCAGTTGCGCACCGCGATGAGCGGCGCGGCGCGCGAGGGCGGCGTCTCCCAGGTCGACGTGCTGCTGGCGCGGCGCCGCTACCAGGAAGTCCTGCTCGACCGGACGCAACTCGATCTCGACGGCTATGCGGCAGCGCTGGCCGGCCGCCAGGCGGCGGCGCTGTTCCCGACGCCCCCTGGCGCGCCGCTGGCGCCGGGGCTCGCGGATGACGGCACCGCCAACAGGAGCGACACCCCATGA
- the miaB gene encoding tRNA (N6-isopentenyl adenosine(37)-C2)-methylthiotransferase MiaB produces the protein MPSVYIETYGCQMNLADSELMRGHLARAGYTAASDPAEADVILLNTCAIREHAEERIFGRLGALAQHKLRKPHLQIGLAGCMAQHFRDRLLDRLDFVVGPDAYRRLPELLSGDPFVDVRLDRDETYADIAPQRGDGVRAWITIMRGCDKFCTFCIVPFVRGRERSVPAAAVLEQVRDAAAQGYREVVFLGQTVNAYRDGDTDFAALLRAADGIAGIERIRFTSPHPSDMTAAAIDAMARCGKVAPQLHLPLQSGSTAVLERMARGYSADDYLGLVERLRAAVPELALSTDIIVGFPGETEADFEATLRLMRAVRYDSAFMFKYSRRDHTRAAKWDETVDEVEKTRRLQAVIALQEEIAAEINRGWVGREVEVLVEGPAKRPEGWVAGKTPQFKTTVLPAGNARPGDLVRVRVADATAHTLIAA, from the coding sequence ATGCCGTCCGTCTACATCGAAACCTACGGCTGCCAGATGAACCTGGCCGACAGCGAGCTGATGCGCGGCCACCTGGCGCGCGCGGGCTACACGGCGGCCAGCGATCCGGCGGAGGCGGACGTCATCCTCCTCAACACCTGCGCCATCCGCGAGCACGCCGAGGAGCGGATCTTCGGCCGGCTCGGCGCCCTGGCGCAGCACAAGCTGCGCAAGCCGCACCTGCAGATCGGGCTGGCCGGTTGCATGGCGCAGCACTTTCGCGACCGGCTGCTCGACCGGCTCGACTTCGTGGTCGGGCCCGATGCCTACCGGCGGCTGCCCGAGCTGCTGAGCGGCGATCCCTTCGTGGACGTGCGCCTCGATCGCGACGAGACCTATGCCGACATCGCGCCGCAACGCGGCGACGGCGTCCGGGCGTGGATCACGATCATGCGCGGCTGCGACAAGTTCTGCACCTTCTGCATCGTGCCCTTCGTGCGCGGCCGCGAGCGCAGCGTGCCGGCTGCTGCGGTGCTCGAGCAGGTGCGCGACGCGGCGGCGCAGGGCTACCGCGAGGTGGTGTTCCTCGGTCAGACCGTGAACGCGTATCGCGACGGCGACACCGACTTCGCCGCCCTGCTGCGCGCCGCCGACGGCATCGCCGGCATCGAGCGCATCCGCTTCACCTCGCCGCATCCGAGCGACATGACCGCGGCGGCCATCGACGCCATGGCGCGCTGTGGCAAGGTGGCGCCGCAGCTCCACCTGCCGCTGCAGTCGGGCTCGACGGCGGTGCTCGAGCGGATGGCGCGCGGCTACAGCGCCGACGACTATCTCGGCCTGGTCGAGCGGCTGCGCGCCGCGGTTCCCGAGCTGGCGTTGAGCACCGACATCATCGTCGGCTTCCCGGGCGAAACCGAGGCGGACTTCGAGGCGACCCTCCGACTGATGCGCGCCGTGCGCTACGACAGCGCCTTCATGTTCAAGTACTCGCGCCGCGACCACACCCGCGCCGCGAAGTGGGACGAGACCGTCGACGAGGTCGAGAAGACCCGCCGCCTGCAGGCGGTGATCGCGCTGCAGGAGGAGATCGCCGCCGAGATCAACCGCGGCTGGGTCGGCCGCGAGGTCGAGGTGCTGGTCGAAGGGCCGGCCAAGCGGCCGGAGGGCTGGGTCGCCGGCAAGACGCCGCAGTTCAAGACCACGGTGCTGCCCGCCGGGAACGCCAGGCCCGGCGACCTGGTGCGGGTGCGCGTCGCCGATGCGACGGCGCACACGCTGATCGCCGCCTGA
- a CDS encoding cobalamin-binding protein — protein MRIASLLPSATEIVCALGLADQVVGVSHECDFPPEIVGRPVLTASKIDPRGTSAAIDAAVRRLVRDGLSVYRIEEAALRAARPDLIVTQDQCEVCAVSFTEVEQAARSLLDTPARVVSLRPSRLDDVFDDVTRVAEAAGVGERGAALVTAGRQRLDRIRRAVAPARSRPRVACIEWLEPLMVAGNWVPEMIALGGGTYDLVAAGAHSPAITWDALVAAQPDVVILMPCGFDLAQTRRELPALTGRGEWQALPAVRNGRAYAIDGNAYVNRPGPRIVDSAELLAGLIQPGFCASFMPAGWEKI, from the coding sequence ATGCGCATCGCTTCCCTGCTGCCCAGCGCCACCGAGATCGTCTGCGCCCTGGGGCTCGCCGACCAGGTGGTCGGGGTCTCGCACGAGTGCGACTTCCCGCCCGAGATCGTCGGCCGGCCGGTGCTGACGGCGTCGAAGATCGATCCCCGCGGCACCTCGGCGGCGATCGATGCCGCCGTGCGGCGCCTGGTGCGCGACGGGCTCAGCGTCTACCGCATCGAGGAAGCCGCGCTGCGCGCCGCCCGCCCCGACCTGATCGTCACCCAGGACCAGTGCGAGGTCTGCGCCGTGTCGTTCACCGAGGTCGAACAGGCGGCGCGGTCTCTGCTCGACACGCCGGCGCGCGTCGTCTCCCTGCGCCCGTCGCGGCTCGACGACGTCTTCGACGACGTCACCCGCGTCGCCGAGGCGGCCGGCGTGGGCGAGCGCGGCGCCGCCCTGGTGACGGCTGGCCGGCAGCGGCTCGACCGCATCCGGCGCGCCGTCGCGCCGGCGCGCAGCCGGCCGCGCGTCGCCTGCATCGAATGGCTCGAGCCGCTGATGGTCGCCGGCAACTGGGTGCCGGAGATGATCGCGCTCGGCGGCGGCACCTACGACCTCGTCGCCGCCGGCGCCCACAGCCCGGCGATCACCTGGGACGCGCTCGTCGCGGCACAGCCGGACGTGGTGATCCTCATGCCCTGCGGCTTCGACCTGGCGCAGACGCGCCGCGAGCTGCCAGCCCTGACCGGCCGCGGCGAGTGGCAGGCGCTGCCGGCGGTACGCAATGGCCGCGCCTACGCCATCGACGGCAACGCCTACGTCAACCGCCCCGGCCCGCGCATCGTCGACAGCGCCGAGCTGCTCGCCGGTTTGATCCAGCCCGGCTTCTGCGCCAGCTTCATGCCCGCGGGGTGGGAGAAGATCTGA
- a CDS encoding CoA transferase, with translation MPGPLEGIRVVELGFWVAGPAAAGILADWGAEVIKLEPPTGDPMRGLFLTAAGVDVPINPPFELDNRGKRSVSINLQSAEGRAVARRLIERADVLVTNLRMGALARVGLDFPSLHAINRRLVYCNLTGYGAAGPDRDRPAYDVGAFWARAGVAMSLTPKGGAPPQQRGGMGDHTTAIAAVGAICAALVARQRSGVGQFVSTSLLRTGVYVLGWDVNTRLRLGRVESPYDRHHIPNPLVNCYRAGDGKWFWLLGLQADRHWPDLVRALARPALRDDPRFANIRVRREHATACVSLLDEIFASQPLAHWTAAFDAAGMWWAPVQTIGEMLEDPQVRAGGVLAEAEVAEGRAEMVASPAEFAGTPCATPAMAPELGQHTEEVLLELGYDWDQIAALRESGALG, from the coding sequence ATGCCAGGTCCGTTGGAAGGGATTCGCGTCGTCGAGCTGGGCTTCTGGGTCGCTGGCCCCGCGGCCGCCGGCATCCTGGCCGACTGGGGCGCCGAGGTGATCAAGCTCGAGCCGCCGACCGGCGATCCGATGCGCGGCCTGTTCCTCACCGCGGCGGGCGTCGACGTGCCGATCAACCCGCCGTTCGAGCTCGACAACCGCGGCAAGCGCAGCGTGTCGATCAACCTGCAGTCGGCCGAAGGCCGCGCCGTGGCGCGCCGCCTGATCGAGCGCGCCGACGTGCTGGTCACCAACCTGCGCATGGGCGCCCTGGCGCGCGTCGGGCTCGACTTCCCCAGCCTGCACGCGATCAACCGCCGCCTCGTCTACTGCAACCTCACCGGCTACGGCGCCGCGGGGCCCGATCGCGATCGGCCGGCCTACGACGTTGGCGCCTTCTGGGCGCGCGCCGGCGTCGCCATGTCGCTCACGCCCAAGGGCGGCGCGCCGCCGCAGCAGCGCGGCGGCATGGGCGACCACACCACCGCCATCGCCGCGGTGGGCGCGATCTGCGCCGCGCTGGTGGCGCGGCAGCGCAGCGGCGTCGGCCAGTTCGTCTCCACCTCGCTCCTGCGCACCGGCGTCTACGTCCTCGGCTGGGACGTCAACACTCGCCTGCGCCTCGGCCGGGTGGAGTCGCCGTACGATCGCCACCACATCCCGAACCCGCTGGTGAACTGCTACCGCGCCGGCGACGGCAAGTGGTTCTGGCTCCTCGGCCTGCAGGCCGACCGCCACTGGCCCGACCTGGTGCGCGCCCTCGCCCGCCCGGCGCTGCGCGACGACCCGCGTTTCGCCAACATCCGCGTCCGCCGCGAGCACGCCACCGCCTGCGTCTCCCTGCTCGACGAGATCTTCGCCAGCCAGCCGCTGGCGCACTGGACGGCGGCATTCGACGCCGCCGGCATGTGGTGGGCGCCGGTGCAGACGATCGGCGAGATGCTGGAGGATCCCCAGGTCCGGGCCGGCGGCGTGCTGGCCGAGGCGGAGGTCGCCGAGGGCCGCGCCGAGATGGTCGCCAGCCCCGCCGAGTTCGCCGGCACGCCCTGCGCCACCCCGGCCATGGCCCCCGAGCTCGGCCAGCACACCGAGGAGGTGCTGCTCGAGCTCGGCTACGACTGGGACCAGATCGCGGCGCTGCGCGAGAGCGGCGCGCTCGGCTGA